In the Euphorbia lathyris chromosome 5, ddEupLath1.1, whole genome shotgun sequence genome, one interval contains:
- the LOC136229253 gene encoding O-fucosyltransferase 39: protein MKLLHNREAIAGLVLLVFPFLLSHVSSSELSEIIVPKARHLNLVQSALQRETSQEKQSDLWVPLADQGWRPCVDSPIAPAQPAKSVGYLQVFLDGGLNQQRMGICDAVAVAKILNATLVIPHFEVNPVWKDTSSFMDIFDVDHFIDVLKDDISIVKELPDEFEWSTREYYSTAIRATRIKMAPVHASANWYLDNVLPVLQSYGIAAISPFSHRLTFDNLPNEIQRLRCKVNFQALSFVPHIKALGDSLVNRLRYPSKRIEGPISYLSEPTDVIEQNKPKKFVVLHLRFDKDMAAHSACDFGGGKAEKFALAKYRQVIWGGRVLNSQFTDEELRSQGRCPLTPEEIGLLLAALGFDNSTSLYLASHKVFGGEDRISTLRDLFPLMEDKKSLASSEERAQIKKKASLLAAVDYYVGLHSDVFISASPGNMHNALVGHRSYKNLKTIRPDMPLLGKLFLNKNISWSEFKQAVAEGHENRQGQIRLRKPKQSIYTYPAPDCMCEA, encoded by the exons ATGAAGCTTCTTCATAACAGAGAAGCTATTGCTGGACTGGTTCTACTGGTTTTCCCTTTTCTTCTCAGCCATGTCTCTTCTTCTGAGTTGTCG GAAATAATTGTTCCAAAAGCTAGGCACTTGAATCTCGTGCAGAGTGCTTTGCAGCGTGAGACT TCACAAGAAAAGCAGTCTGATCTCTGGGTTCCTTTGGCTGATCAAGGATGGAGACCGTGTGTCGATTCCCCAATTGCACCAG CACAACCAGCAAAATCTGTGGGGTATCTTCAGGTATTTCTTGATGGGGGTTTGAACCAGCAGCGAATGGGG ATTTGTGATGCTGTGGCTGTTGCTAAAATACTAAATGCAACACTTGTCATTCCACATTTTGAAGTTAATCCTGTTTGGAAAGACACAAG CTCGTTCATGGATATATTTGATGTCGATCACTTTATTGATGTGTTGAAGGATGACATCTCTATTGTAAAAGAGCTGCCTGATGAATTTGAGTGGAGCACAAGGGAGTATTATTCCACTGCAATTCGAGCTACTAGAATTAAGATGGCACCTGTCCATGCTTCCGCTAATTGGTATCTCGATAATGTCTTGCCTGTGCTGCAGAG TTATGGAATTGCTGCGATTTCCCCGTTTTCTCATCGTCTGACTTTTGATAACTTGCCCAATGAAATCCAACGTCTTCGATGCAAAGTCAATTTTCAAGCATTATCTTTTGTTCCCCACATCAAAGCACTTGGAGATTCTCTTGTTAATCGCCTCCGGTATCCTTCTAAACGAATTGAAGGGCCTATTTCATACTTGAGTGAACCTACAGATGTAATCGAGCAAAACAAACCAAAGAAGTTTGTTGTCCTTCACCTTCGCTTTGATAAG GATATGGCTGCCCATTCAGCATGTGATTTTGGTGGAGGCAAAGCTGAAAAGTTCGCACTGGCCAAGTACCGACAAGTAATCTGGGGAGGAAGAGTTCTCAACTCACAGTTCACTGATGAAGAGTTGAGGAGTCAGGGCCGTTGCCCGTTGACTCCTGAAGAGATTGGGTTACTTTTAGCAGCTTTGGGGTTCGATAACAGTACTAGCCTATACCTTGCTTCCCACAAG GTTTTCGGTGGGGAAGATAGGATCTCAACATTAAGAGATCTATTTCCACTAATGGAAGACAAGAAGAGTCTTGCCTCGTCGGAGGAACGTGCACAGATTAAAAAGAAGGCTTCTTTGCTAGCTGCAGTTGATTACTATGTCGGCTTACACAGCGACGTCTTCATCTCCGCATCTCCAGGAAACATGCACAACGCATTG GTAGGACATCGAAGCTACAAGAATCTAAAGACCATAAGGCCGGACATGCCGTTATTGGGTAAATTGTTCCTGAACAAGAACATAAGCTGGTCAGAGTTTAAGCAAGCAGTTGCTGAAGGGCATGAAAACCGACAAGGGCAGATAAGGCTACGAAAACCGAAACAATCAATATATACATATCCTGCTCCCGATTGCATGTGTGAAGCTTGA